The Nocardioides campestrisoli genome includes a window with the following:
- a CDS encoding class I adenylate-forming enzyme family protein: MPRPSNVADLVADASAESPDKLALVEVGGRSLTWSQLDDEVGRTAAGLGRLGVRAGMRIMIVLGNRLEFVTSYLGALSAQVVAVPVNPGSTAYELARMLADSGARLVVADDDTAPAVREALAVLDGARAGQPVADGELEPELLARAQDPRLVVIGEPAGAQETTYDDLVAEPGGPLPALQDPESLAVLLYTSGASGRPRGAMLSHRALVANIEQVAAVSPPMIHGDDVVLGVLPLFHVYGLNAVLGGVLRHRAKLVLVDRFDPEGTLDLIDDEAVSVVPVAPPVLGYWMPVEGLRDRLGPVRLVLSGSAPLGAEVMDRFSEAGGVEVHQGYGLTEAAPVVTSTLCSARTSGDASGTAVAGPGAPAAGSRSSGSVGAALPGIELRLVDEHTGHLEGDDPGEIQVRGDNLFSGYWPDGSGGPDADGWYSTGDVGYLDADGDLYLVDRVRELVIVSGFNVYPSEVEDAVRDVEGVREVAVIGTPDQETGESVVAYVVATDGTDAAQVAEAVRERASRRLARFKQPARIEVVPELPRTATGKIQKGRLRGIERRRRLALLEQPAAMET; this comes from the coding sequence ATGCCGCGCCCTTCCAACGTCGCTGACCTGGTGGCGGACGCCTCCGCGGAGAGCCCCGACAAGCTGGCGCTGGTCGAGGTGGGAGGTCGCAGCCTGACCTGGTCCCAGCTCGACGACGAGGTGGGGCGCACGGCCGCCGGGCTGGGCCGGCTCGGCGTGCGCGCCGGGATGCGGATCATGATCGTCCTGGGCAACCGGCTGGAGTTCGTCACCTCCTACCTGGGTGCGCTCTCGGCGCAGGTCGTGGCGGTCCCGGTCAACCCCGGCTCCACGGCGTACGAGCTGGCGCGGATGCTGGCCGACTCCGGCGCGCGCCTGGTGGTGGCCGACGACGACACCGCGCCGGCGGTCCGCGAGGCGCTCGCCGTGCTCGACGGGGCCCGGGCCGGGCAGCCGGTCGCCGACGGGGAGCTGGAGCCCGAGCTGCTGGCCCGTGCCCAGGACCCGCGCCTGGTGGTGATCGGCGAGCCGGCCGGGGCGCAGGAGACGACGTACGACGACCTGGTCGCCGAGCCGGGCGGTCCGCTGCCTGCGCTCCAGGACCCGGAGAGCCTCGCGGTCCTGCTCTACACCAGCGGCGCCTCGGGCCGCCCGCGCGGCGCGATGCTCTCCCACCGGGCGCTGGTGGCCAACATCGAGCAGGTGGCCGCGGTCTCCCCGCCGATGATCCACGGCGACGACGTGGTGCTCGGCGTGCTGCCGCTCTTCCACGTCTACGGCCTCAACGCGGTGCTGGGCGGGGTGCTGCGGCACCGGGCCAAGCTGGTGCTGGTGGACCGCTTCGACCCCGAGGGCACGCTCGACCTGATCGACGACGAGGCGGTCTCGGTGGTCCCGGTCGCGCCCCCGGTGCTCGGCTACTGGATGCCGGTCGAGGGGCTGCGCGACCGGCTGGGCCCGGTCCGGCTGGTGCTCTCGGGCTCCGCGCCGCTGGGCGCGGAGGTGATGGACCGGTTCAGCGAGGCCGGCGGGGTCGAGGTGCACCAGGGGTACGGGCTGACCGAGGCCGCCCCGGTGGTCACCTCCACCCTGTGCAGCGCGCGCACGAGCGGCGACGCGAGCGGGACCGCGGTCGCCGGCCCGGGCGCGCCCGCGGCGGGCTCGCGCAGCTCCGGCTCGGTGGGCGCGGCGCTGCCCGGCATCGAGCTGCGGCTGGTCGACGAGCACACCGGCCACCTCGAGGGCGACGACCCCGGGGAGATCCAGGTCCGCGGCGACAACCTGTTCTCCGGCTACTGGCCCGACGGGTCCGGCGGGCCGGACGCCGACGGGTGGTACTCCACCGGAGACGTGGGCTACCTGGACGCCGACGGCGACCTCTACCTGGTCGACCGGGTCCGGGAGCTGGTCATCGTCTCCGGCTTCAACGTCTACCCCTCCGAGGTCGAGGACGCCGTCCGCGACGTCGAGGGGGTCCGCGAGGTCGCGGTGATCGGGACCCCGGACCAGGAGACCGGCGAGAGCGTGGTCGCCTACGTGGTGGCCACCGACGGGACCGATGCCGCGCAGGTCGCCGAGGCGGTGCGCGAGCGGGCGAGCCGGCGGCTGGCCCGGTTCAAGCAGCCGGCGCGGATCGAGGTGGTGCCCGAGCTGCCGCGCACCGCGACCGGCAAGATCCAGAAGGGCCGGCTGCGGGGGATCGAGCGCCGGCGCCGGCTCGCGCTGCTGGAGCAGCCTGCTGCAATGGAGACATGA
- a CDS encoding HAD family hydrolase — MNPPGQHRSHPGPPSDLRRRSTLAGEAAAASAEVEVALSVPVDPTAAAFFDVDNTVMQGASIFHLAKGLYKRKFFRTSDILGAMYKQAWFRIVGVEDPEHIADARNSALSFIAGHTVTELEELGEEIFDEVMAHRIWPGTRALAQRHLDEGQRVWLITAAPIEIASIIARRLGLTGALGTVAEHQDGVYTGRLVGELLHGPAKAAAVRAIAEHQELDLSRCSAYSDSINDLPMLSLVGDPVAINPDPALRAHARDHGWQVRDYRTGRKAARIGLLTGAVGGAAAGGIAAALAARNRPHA; from the coding sequence GTGAATCCGCCCGGACAGCACCGCAGCCATCCCGGACCTCCCTCGGACCTCCGGCGACGCTCGACGCTGGCCGGCGAGGCGGCCGCCGCCTCCGCCGAGGTGGAGGTGGCGCTCTCCGTGCCGGTCGACCCGACGGCCGCCGCCTTCTTCGACGTGGACAACACGGTGATGCAGGGGGCGAGCATCTTCCACCTCGCCAAGGGCCTCTACAAGCGCAAGTTCTTCCGGACCAGCGACATCCTCGGGGCGATGTACAAGCAGGCCTGGTTCCGGATCGTGGGCGTCGAGGACCCCGAGCACATCGCGGACGCCCGCAACTCCGCCCTCTCCTTCATCGCCGGTCACACCGTCACCGAGCTGGAGGAGCTGGGCGAGGAGATCTTCGACGAGGTGATGGCCCACCGGATCTGGCCCGGCACCCGGGCGCTGGCCCAGCGGCACCTCGACGAGGGGCAGCGGGTCTGGCTGATCACCGCGGCCCCGATCGAGATCGCCTCCATCATCGCCCGCCGGCTCGGCCTGACCGGCGCCCTGGGCACGGTCGCCGAGCACCAGGACGGCGTCTACACCGGCCGGCTGGTGGGCGAGCTGCTGCACGGACCCGCCAAGGCCGCGGCGGTGCGCGCCATCGCCGAGCACCAGGAGCTGGACCTGAGCCGCTGCTCGGCGTACTCGGACTCGATCAACGACCTGCCGATGCTCTCCCTGGTCGGCGACCCGGTGGCCATCAACCCCGACCCCGCCCTGCGCGCCCACGCCCGGGACCACGGGTGGCAGGTGCGCGACTACCGCACCGGACGCAAGGCGGCCCGGATCGGCCTGCTCACCGGCGCCGTCGGCGGGGCGGCGGCCGGCGGCATCGCGGCCGCGCTAGCGGCGCGCAACCGGCCGCACGCCTGA
- a CDS encoding glutamyl-tRNA reductase — protein sequence MSVLVVGISHKSAPVAVLERLALDSHGIAQLVSDVVGCEHVSEATVISTCNRLEVYADVDRFHGSVEELSRLLVERAGASADAVLPHLYVHYEDGAVSHLFHVAAGLDSMVMGEGQILGQTREALRLGQEHGTMGPSLNLLFQQALRVGKRSHAETGIDSAAPSMVTAALHHTTEPRGGLTGRSVVVLGAGSMASLATATVARMGAGRVTVANRSLENAERLAQEYGGVALPLAELDAALADADVLITCTGATGILVSAPMLAAARGERTERLDIIDLALPHDVDPDVAELPGVVLTGLTELSEMLDGSDAARDLAGVREIVAEEVRAFLAARRQASVTPTVVALRTMATGVVESEMERLAARLPDLDESVRSEVRRTVHRVAEKLLHQPTIRVKELAGETEPTSYAEALAELFALDPEAVSAVTRGVLTGEGESR from the coding sequence GTGAGCGTCCTGGTCGTCGGCATCTCCCACAAGTCCGCCCCGGTGGCGGTCCTCGAGCGTCTCGCCCTGGACTCTCACGGCATCGCCCAGCTGGTCTCCGACGTGGTCGGGTGCGAGCACGTCAGCGAGGCCACGGTGATCTCCACCTGCAACCGGCTCGAGGTCTACGCCGACGTCGACCGCTTCCACGGCAGCGTCGAGGAGCTCTCCCGGCTCCTGGTCGAGCGGGCCGGGGCCAGCGCCGACGCGGTGCTGCCGCACCTGTACGTGCACTACGAGGACGGGGCGGTCTCGCACCTGTTCCACGTGGCCGCCGGGCTCGACTCGATGGTGATGGGCGAGGGGCAGATCCTCGGCCAGACCCGCGAGGCGCTGCGGCTCGGCCAGGAGCACGGCACGATGGGTCCCTCCCTCAACCTGCTCTTCCAGCAGGCGCTGCGGGTCGGCAAGCGCTCGCACGCCGAGACCGGGATCGACTCCGCCGCCCCGTCGATGGTGACCGCCGCGCTGCACCACACCACCGAGCCGCGAGGCGGGCTCACGGGCCGCAGCGTCGTGGTCCTCGGGGCCGGCTCGATGGCCTCCCTGGCCACCGCCACCGTCGCCCGGATGGGCGCCGGCCGGGTGACGGTCGCCAACCGCTCGCTGGAGAACGCCGAGCGGCTCGCGCAGGAGTACGGCGGGGTCGCGCTCCCGCTGGCCGAGCTGGACGCGGCCCTGGCCGACGCCGACGTGCTGATCACCTGCACCGGGGCGACCGGGATCCTGGTGAGCGCGCCGATGCTGGCCGCCGCCCGCGGCGAGCGCACCGAGCGGCTCGACATCATCGACCTCGCGCTCCCGCACGACGTGGACCCCGACGTCGCGGAGCTGCCCGGCGTGGTGCTGACCGGCCTGACCGAGCTCTCGGAGATGCTCGACGGCAGCGACGCCGCGCGCGACCTCGCCGGCGTCCGGGAGATCGTCGCCGAGGAGGTGCGCGCCTTCCTGGCCGCGCGTCGTCAGGCGAGCGTGACCCCCACGGTGGTGGCCCTGCGGACCATGGCCACCGGAGTGGTGGAGAGCGAGATGGAGCGGCTGGCCGCTCGGCTGCCGGACCTGGACGAGTCCGTGCGCAGCGAGGTGCGGCGCACCGTGCACCGGGTCGCGGAGAAGCTGCTCCACCAGCCCACCATCCGGGTCAAGGAGCTGGCCGGCGAGACCGAGCCGACGTCGTACGCCGAGGCGCTGGCCGAGCTGTTCGCCCTCGACCCCGAGGCCGTCTCGGCCGTCACCCGCGGGGTCCTGACCGGAGAAGGTGAGTCGCGATGA
- a CDS encoding helix-turn-helix domain-containing protein — protein MSEVKFLTIAEVAAMMRVSKMTVYRLVHNGDLPAVRVGRSFRVTEGDVDEYLRKSFFNAG, from the coding sequence ATGTCCGAAGTCAAGTTCCTCACGATCGCCGAGGTGGCCGCGATGATGCGCGTCTCCAAGATGACCGTCTACCGGCTCGTGCACAACGGGGACCTCCCCGCGGTCCGGGTCGGCAGGTCGTTCCGGGTGACCGAGGGCGACGTCGACGAGTACCTGCGCAAGAGCTTCTTCAACGCCGGCTGA
- the hemC gene encoding hydroxymethylbilane synthase, which produces MSARPLRLGTRASALATTQSGMVADMVRERLGREVELVEVTTHGDVSRAPLASMGGTGVFVSALRDALLAGTVDLAVHSLKDLPTTPADGITLAAVPSREDPRDVVVARDGLTLGELPSGSRVGTGSPRRAAQLAALGLGVEIVEIRGNVGTRIGKVTSGELDAVLLARAGLARLGRLGEVTEVLDPLQMLPAPGQGALAVECRTEDEELAAALAALDDPHTRAAVVAERAVLASLEAGCSAPLGALAEVVEGESGDELWIRAVALSADGGLSVRRSATGRPEDAAGVGARLGSEMLAEGASDLMETPHEAAVRNQHP; this is translated from the coding sequence ATGAGCGCCCGTCCACTGCGCCTGGGCACCCGGGCCTCGGCTCTGGCCACCACCCAGTCGGGCATGGTCGCCGACATGGTGCGCGAGCGGCTGGGTCGCGAGGTCGAGCTGGTCGAGGTCACCACCCACGGTGACGTCAGCCGCGCCCCGCTGGCCTCGATGGGCGGGACGGGGGTCTTCGTCAGCGCGCTGCGCGACGCCCTGCTGGCCGGCACCGTCGACCTCGCCGTGCACTCCCTCAAGGACCTGCCGACCACGCCGGCCGACGGGATCACCCTGGCGGCCGTGCCGTCCCGGGAGGACCCGCGCGACGTGGTGGTCGCCCGCGACGGGCTCACGCTCGGCGAGCTGCCCAGCGGCAGCCGGGTCGGCACCGGCTCGCCGCGGCGTGCCGCGCAGCTGGCCGCGCTCGGTCTGGGCGTGGAGATCGTGGAGATCCGCGGCAACGTGGGCACCCGGATCGGCAAGGTCACCTCCGGGGAGCTGGACGCCGTCCTGCTGGCCCGCGCCGGACTGGCCCGGTTGGGCCGGCTGGGCGAGGTGACCGAGGTCCTGGACCCGCTGCAGATGCTGCCCGCCCCCGGGCAGGGCGCGCTGGCGGTGGAGTGCCGCACCGAGGACGAGGAGCTGGCCGCCGCGCTGGCCGCGCTGGACGACCCGCACACCCGTGCCGCGGTCGTGGCGGAGCGAGCCGTGCTGGCCTCCCTGGAGGCGGGCTGCAGCGCACCGCTGGGGGCGCTGGCCGAGGTGGTCGAAGGAGAGTCGGGGGACGAGCTGTGGATCAGGGCGGTGGCCCTGTCCGCTGACGGGGGCCTGTCGGTGCGGAGAAGCGCGACGGGCCGCCCAGAGGACGCAGCGGGCGTCGGCGCCCGCCTGGGGAGCGAGATGCTCGCCGAAGGCGCCAGTGACCTGATGGAAACACCGCACGAAGCAGCAGTGAGGAACCAGCACCCATGA
- a CDS encoding lysophospholipid acyltransferase family protein, producing the protein MPEAEIIPLGTGGRPGRPGRGSGRDKPSAAARSLATGTPAKRAKPAKPAKPRAAEPKAAEPTETEAGEQTARGPFTTADREPTGGIPVGDWLAAIEAGAREVFGTHWERRLAELLAFARHRLDGDYQVDEFGFDQEVTERFLLAALRPIADKWFRIEVRGAENIPTEGGALVVSNHSGTIPVDGLMTLLKVHDETGRFLRPLGADLVFRVPLVAGLARRSGATLACQADAERMLNQGELVAVWPEGFKGVGKPFSERYKLQRFGRGGFVSAALRTGVPIVPLSVVGAEEIYPIVGNLTTLARLFNLPYLPVTPFFPLLGPLGMVPLPSKWLMEFGEPIRTDAYEEAEAEDPMLVFDLTDQVRETIQQTLFTLLRQRDSIFR; encoded by the coding sequence GTGCCTGAGGCAGAGATCATCCCGTTGGGGACCGGTGGCCGGCCCGGCCGGCCCGGCCGGGGCAGCGGCCGCGACAAGCCGTCCGCCGCCGCCCGGAGCCTGGCCACGGGGACACCCGCCAAGCGCGCCAAGCCCGCCAAGCCCGCCAAGCCCAGGGCGGCCGAGCCGAAGGCCGCCGAGCCGACCGAGACCGAGGCCGGTGAGCAGACCGCGCGCGGCCCCTTCACCACCGCGGACCGCGAGCCCACGGGCGGCATCCCGGTCGGCGACTGGCTGGCCGCGATCGAGGCCGGGGCCCGGGAGGTCTTCGGCACCCACTGGGAGCGGCGGCTCGCCGAGCTGCTGGCCTTCGCCCGGCACCGGCTCGACGGCGACTACCAGGTCGACGAGTTCGGCTTCGACCAGGAGGTGACCGAGCGGTTCCTGCTCGCCGCGCTCCGCCCGATCGCGGACAAGTGGTTCCGGATCGAGGTACGCGGGGCGGAGAACATCCCGACCGAGGGTGGCGCGCTGGTGGTCTCCAACCACTCCGGCACCATCCCCGTCGACGGGCTGATGACCCTGCTCAAGGTGCACGACGAGACCGGCCGCTTCCTGCGTCCGCTCGGCGCGGACCTGGTGTTCCGCGTGCCCCTGGTGGCCGGGTTGGCCCGGCGGTCCGGCGCGACGCTGGCCTGCCAGGCCGACGCGGAGCGGATGCTCAACCAGGGGGAGCTCGTCGCCGTCTGGCCCGAGGGGTTCAAGGGGGTCGGCAAGCCGTTCTCCGAGCGCTACAAGCTCCAGCGGTTCGGTCGCGGCGGCTTCGTCTCCGCGGCCCTGCGCACGGGCGTGCCGATCGTCCCGCTCTCGGTCGTCGGCGCGGAGGAGATCTACCCGATCGTCGGCAACCTGACCACGCTGGCCAGGCTCTTCAACCTGCCCTACCTGCCGGTGACGCCGTTCTTCCCGCTGCTCGGCCCGTTGGGGATGGTCCCGCTGCCCTCGAAGTGGCTGATGGAGTTCGGGGAGCCGATCCGCACCGACGCCTACGAGGAGGCGGAGGCCGAGGACCCGATGCTGGTCTTCGACCTCACCGACCAGGTGCGCGAGACGATCCAGCAGACGCTGTTCACCCTGCTGCGCCAGCGGGACTCGATCTTCCGCTGA
- a CDS encoding sigma-70 family RNA polymerase sigma factor: MLERTRQSPDHVVPGLELLRLAVLRTLLTPADGMLCTDGMLRTEAVGLGPQVPAARAGGGRPLPPGQRDDRGLATSTEATEPERDRLIALVELARAGDKEAFGLLFDHYHRSVHRFLHHRTGSVQLAEDLTSETFFRALRSMQEFRWQGRDFGAWLMTIARNLAHDHFRSARARLETVTEDAGEVADGEPEPGPEDAVLDRLTSEVLLRSLRELPEDQRDCLVLRFLQGMSLAETAEVLERSTGAVKQLQLRALRALASRLPAGLLAADDGGEAER, translated from the coding sequence ATGCTGGAGAGGACGCGGCAGTCGCCGGACCACGTGGTCCCCGGCCTCGAGCTGCTGCGCCTCGCGGTTCTCCGGACCCTGCTGACCCCCGCCGACGGAATGCTCTGTACCGACGGGATGCTCCGTACCGAGGCTGTGGGGCTCGGCCCCCAGGTCCCGGCCGCGCGCGCCGGCGGCGGCCGGCCGCTACCTCCGGGGCAGCGCGACGACCGGGGCCTGGCCACCTCGACCGAGGCGACCGAGCCCGAGCGGGACCGGCTGATCGCCCTCGTGGAGCTGGCCCGCGCGGGTGACAAGGAGGCCTTCGGGCTCCTCTTCGACCACTACCACCGCAGCGTCCACCGGTTCCTGCACCACCGCACCGGCTCGGTGCAGCTCGCCGAGGACCTGACCTCCGAGACGTTCTTCCGGGCGCTGCGCTCGATGCAGGAGTTCCGCTGGCAGGGCCGCGACTTCGGCGCCTGGCTGATGACCATCGCCCGCAACCTGGCCCACGACCACTTCCGCTCGGCCCGCGCCCGGCTGGAGACCGTCACCGAGGACGCGGGCGAGGTCGCGGACGGCGAGCCGGAGCCCGGTCCGGAGGACGCCGTGCTCGACCGGCTCACCTCCGAGGTGCTGCTGCGGAGCCTGCGGGAGCTGCCCGAGGACCAGCGCGACTGCCTGGTCCTCCGGTTCCTCCAGGGGATGAGCCTGGCCGAGACCGCCGAGGTGCTCGAGCGGTCCACCGGGGCGGTCAAGCAGCTGCAGCTGCGGGCGTTGCGCGCCCTGGCCTCCCGGCTGCCCGCGGGGCTGCTCGCCGCGGACGACGGCGGGGAGGCGGAGCGATGA
- a CDS encoding NAD-dependent epimerase/dehydratase family protein, which produces MGRVVLVTGVSRDIGRRFARAAAADPSIDRVIGVDVVPPRGDIGDVSFVRADIRNPVIAKVIARENVDTVVHMSVVASSPGVASALKELNVIGTMQLLAACQRAPGVRSLVVKSSTAVYGATNRDPAMFTEDMGAKRLPRAGYARDVSEIEGYVRGFARRRPDVRVTMLRCANVIGPHVVSPMTSYFRMPVIPTVLGFDPRLQFLHEEDLYDVLRHATLHDVEGTFNVAGEGVLMLSQAIRRLGKVAVPLPPFAVGKVGALLRSARLADFSREQLALLTYGRGVDTTRMRDGLGFSPRHTTAEAFGDFCRSLHQHDEPGHVFAGGARA; this is translated from the coding sequence ATGGGGAGGGTCGTGCTGGTCACCGGGGTCTCCCGGGACATAGGTCGCCGCTTCGCGCGCGCGGCCGCCGCCGACCCCTCCATCGATCGCGTCATCGGCGTCGACGTCGTCCCCCCTCGGGGGGACATCGGCGACGTCTCCTTCGTGCGCGCCGACATCCGCAACCCGGTCATCGCCAAGGTGATCGCCCGGGAGAACGTGGACACGGTCGTGCACATGAGCGTCGTGGCCTCCTCCCCGGGAGTGGCCAGCGCGCTCAAGGAGCTCAACGTCATCGGCACCATGCAGCTGCTGGCGGCCTGTCAGCGCGCCCCCGGCGTGCGCAGCCTGGTGGTGAAGTCGAGCACCGCGGTCTACGGCGCGACCAACCGCGACCCCGCGATGTTCACCGAGGACATGGGCGCCAAACGGCTGCCCCGTGCCGGCTACGCCCGGGACGTCTCCGAGATCGAGGGCTACGTCCGTGGCTTCGCCCGGCGCCGCCCCGACGTGCGGGTCACCATGCTCCGCTGCGCGAACGTGATCGGGCCGCACGTGGTCAGCCCGATGACCTCGTACTTCCGGATGCCGGTGATCCCCACCGTGCTCGGCTTCGACCCCCGGCTCCAGTTCCTCCACGAGGAGGACCTGTACGACGTGCTCCGGCACGCGACGCTGCACGACGTCGAGGGCACCTTCAACGTGGCCGGTGAGGGCGTGCTGATGCTGAGCCAGGCGATCCGACGCCTCGGCAAGGTGGCGGTCCCGCTCCCGCCGTTCGCGGTCGGCAAGGTGGGCGCCCTGCTCCGCTCGGCCCGGCTCGCCGACTTCTCCCGCGAGCAGCTCGCGCTGCTGACCTACGGCCGCGGGGTGGACACCACGCGGATGCGCGACGGGCTGGGCTTCTCGCCGCGGCACACCACGGCGGAGGCCTTCGGCGACTTCTGCCGCAGCCTGCACCAGCACGACGAACCCGGACATGTGTTCGCAGGAGGTGCCCGTGCCTGA
- a CDS encoding glutaredoxin family protein, with the protein MSALEQTRHLARVVVYGRQGCHLCDDVLDVVRRVCAETGDSWTEVDVDQDAELEDRFTEEVPVTFVDGRQHDYWRVDETRLRAALARERPAP; encoded by the coding sequence ATGAGCGCACTCGAACAGACCCGTCACCTCGCCCGGGTGGTGGTCTACGGACGGCAGGGGTGCCACCTGTGCGACGACGTCCTCGACGTCGTCCGGCGCGTCTGCGCGGAGACCGGCGACAGCTGGACCGAGGTCGACGTCGACCAGGACGCGGAGCTCGAGGACCGGTTCACCGAGGAGGTCCCGGTGACCTTCGTCGACGGACGACAGCACGACTACTGGCGGGTCGACGAGACCCGGCTGCGCGCCGCTCTGGCCCGGGAGCGTCCTGCCCCATAA
- a CDS encoding 30S ribosomal protein bS22: MGSVIKKRRKRMAKKKHRKLLKKTRVQRRKLGK; this comes from the coding sequence GTGGGCTCTGTCATCAAGAAGCGGCGCAAGCGTATGGCCAAGAAGAAGCACCGCAAGCTGCTGAAGAAGACGCGCGTTCAGCGTCGCAAGCTCGGCAAGTAA
- a CDS encoding DUF5667 domain-containing protein has protein sequence MTTPPFGTRRRAEHLDALLRQPEGAAARGGRDADLLPVVAALRGVGGPEPRSEFVSDLRSRLMAEAESALVPRDPAPAPRGPAPGGGSPRRSRRDRGVAVGLGTLALLGASGAVGVASQAALPGEMLYPVKTVLESARTTVATGDRDEGRFLLARAALRLDELDQLAGRDDESSRRALTPTLDTFVEQAQEGADRLLRDYDSSGRRSSVEEVLRFTASAMPRLATLADSLTSSSAAGVPAEARDALVEAGRALLAVDDRARAACHDCAGEGVSDVPRFLAAEPPGPVLPPGATAGQEGPGTTEPSSGPERRAPRLGPAPTGTPGTAGTPTPSTTPPPSGTPTPAPPPGTPRTPTPAPKPPAPPTSSPTPAPAPTPRAPETDPPTATPTPTTLLDGVGDVLGEVTGTLLGEGVGDVVDKTTGAVGELLGQVLRTPGPRNP, from the coding sequence ATGACCACCCCACCCTTCGGCACCCGCCGCCGGGCCGAGCACCTCGACGCGCTGCTCCGGCAGCCCGAGGGCGCCGCCGCGCGCGGCGGCCGGGACGCCGACCTGCTGCCGGTGGTCGCAGCGCTGCGCGGCGTCGGGGGCCCCGAGCCGAGGAGCGAGTTCGTCTCCGACCTGCGGTCGCGGCTGATGGCCGAGGCCGAGAGCGCGCTGGTCCCCCGCGACCCCGCGCCGGCCCCCCGCGGCCCCGCACCGGGCGGCGGCAGCCCGCGGCGCAGCCGCCGGGACCGGGGCGTCGCGGTCGGCCTCGGCACGCTCGCCCTGCTCGGGGCCAGCGGCGCGGTGGGCGTCGCCTCGCAGGCGGCACTGCCCGGCGAGATGCTCTACCCCGTCAAGACGGTGCTCGAGTCGGCCCGGACGACGGTGGCCACCGGCGACCGGGACGAGGGACGGTTCCTGCTGGCGCGGGCCGCGCTCAGGCTCGACGAGCTCGACCAGCTCGCCGGCCGGGACGACGAGAGCAGCCGCCGCGCCTTGACGCCCACGCTCGACACCTTCGTCGAGCAGGCCCAGGAGGGGGCCGACCGTCTGCTCCGCGACTACGACTCCTCGGGCCGACGCAGCTCGGTGGAGGAGGTGCTGCGGTTCACCGCCTCGGCCATGCCGCGGCTGGCCACCCTCGCCGACTCCCTCACCTCATCCTCGGCCGCGGGCGTCCCCGCGGAGGCGCGCGACGCCCTGGTCGAGGCCGGTCGGGCGCTGCTCGCCGTGGACGACCGGGCCCGGGCGGCCTGCCACGACTGTGCGGGCGAGGGCGTGAGCGACGTCCCGCGGTTCCTGGCGGCCGAGCCGCCGGGTCCGGTCCTGCCCCCGGGCGCGACCGCGGGTCAGGAGGGTCCGGGCACGACGGAGCCCTCGTCCGGACCGGAGCGGAGGGCACCGCGCCTCGGACCGGCGCCGACCGGTACCCCTGGCACCGCCGGCACCCCGACGCCCTCGACCACGCCCCCGCCGAGCGGCACCCCGACTCCCGCCCCACCTCCTGGTACGCCGCGGACGCCGACACCGGCGCCGAAGCCCCCGGCACCGCCGACCTCGTCGCCGACGCCGGCGCCGGCCCCCACGCCGCGGGCCCCGGAGACCGACCCCCCGACCGCCACCCCCACCCCCACGACGCTGCTCGACGGCGTCGGCGACGTGCTCGGCGAGGTCACCGGCACCCTGCTCGGTGAAGGGGTCGGCGACGTGGTCGACAAGACGACCGGGGCCGTCGGCGAGCTGCTCGGCCAGGTCCTGCGCACACCGGGACCCAGGAACCCCTGA
- a CDS encoding redox-sensing transcriptional repressor Rex — protein sequence MSARTSPDSAREIPEATVARLPVYLRALTSLTEAGTATCSSEELASAAGVNSAKLRKDLSYLGSYGTRGVGYDVEYLRYQIAREIGVTQDWPVVIVGIGNLGHALANYSGFRSRGFRVVALLDADPTRHGEKVAGVAVRPFDHMEQIVRDNDVAIGVIATPAAAAQDVANRMVATGITSILNFAPGVLTVPAGVDVRKVDLSIELQILAYHEQRKALVTQPGAGDDLPMVEHGSAS from the coding sequence GTGAGTGCACGGACTTCGCCCGACTCGGCTCGGGAGATCCCGGAGGCGACGGTCGCTCGACTCCCGGTCTACCTGCGAGCCCTGACCAGCCTGACCGAGGCTGGCACCGCGACGTGCTCCAGCGAGGAGCTCGCCTCCGCCGCCGGGGTCAACAGCGCCAAGCTGCGCAAGGACCTGTCCTACCTCGGCAGCTACGGCACCCGGGGCGTCGGGTACGACGTGGAGTACCTGCGCTACCAGATCGCCCGGGAGATCGGCGTCACCCAGGACTGGCCGGTCGTCATCGTCGGCATCGGCAACCTGGGCCACGCGCTGGCCAACTACTCCGGCTTCCGCAGCCGCGGCTTCCGGGTCGTGGCGCTGCTGGACGCCGACCCGACGCGGCACGGCGAGAAGGTCGCCGGCGTCGCGGTCCGACCCTTCGACCACATGGAGCAGATCGTCCGTGACAACGACGTGGCCATCGGCGTGATCGCCACCCCCGCCGCCGCCGCCCAGGACGTGGCCAACCGGATGGTCGCGACCGGCATCACCAGCATCCTCAACTTCGCGCCCGGCGTGCTGACCGTCCCGGCCGGTGTCGACGTGCGCAAGGTCGACCTCTCCATCGAGCTGCAGATCCTGGCCTACCACGAGCAGCGCAAGGCCCTGGTGACCCAGCCCGGAGCCGGGGACGACCTGCCGATGGTCGAGCACGGGAGCGCCTCGTGA